The following coding sequences are from one Lepisosteus oculatus isolate fLepOcu1 chromosome 19, fLepOcu1.hap2, whole genome shotgun sequence window:
- the nomo gene encoding BOS complex subunit NOMO1, which yields MAVRWAFYVFLVSQLAVARAEDIVVGCGGFVKSDVEINYSLIEIKLYTKQGSLKYQTDCAPINGYFMIPLYDKGDFVLKIEPPVGWSFEPNSVELHVDGVTDICTKGEDINFVFTGFSVSGMVLSKGQQSGPAAVQVGLRRAGEEADLQTAHTQPEGKYTFSKVLPGSYDIVASHPSWHLQQGTTTVRVSNSNAQAAAPLVVRGYDVSGAVRSDGEPMKEVTFLLFSASVKKEDISGCSLSAVEGAPSGGESLSYLCSVLSRDDGTFVFPCLASGDYTVIPFYRGERITFDVAPARMDFTVAHNSLKLEPVFRVMGFSVMGRVLNSPTGAGVPDATVTLNNQIKVLTKQDGSFRLENMTAGTYTIRAQKERMFFEPITVKIAPSTPQLPDIITAGFSVCGHISITRLPEGVKQQGRYKVTLVPQGKDKSSARTTESDHRGAFCFQAKPGDYSIQVSVPESELKAGLALQPQSLDVSLLDQPLSNLRFTQFMASVSGKVTCLAACGDLAVTLQPVSRQGEKQSVQVSSGAEVAPFSFEGVLPGKYKVSIAHEEWCWKQKSVEAEVVLSDVLGVEFRQTGYMLRCSLSHAITLEFYQDGTKPENVGVYNLSKGINRFCLSKPGVYKVTPRSCHQFEQDYYTYDTMAPSILTLTAVRHHVTGLITTDKLLDVTITIKSSIESEPALVLGPLRSLQEQRQEQQLQEIELRRQERERRGEGEGKESPPVQERAEDLRGPFTYEFSYWARAGEKITVTPSSKELLFYPPEVEATVTGESCPGRLVEIEGRAGLFLEGQIHPELEGVEITITERGASSPLITVATNEGGTYSVGPLHSDLEYDIAASKEGFVLTPVEATQGDFKAFALAGVTFQIVAEDRQPLSGVLLSLSGGQFRSNLLTQDSGILTFNNLSPGQYYFKPMMKEYRFEPASQMIEVEEGQTLSIVITGYKTAYSCYGTVSSLSGDAEQGVAVEAVGQGECSLYSEDTVTDEEGHFRLRGLLPGCTYQIQLRAEGNEHIERALPQHRDVKVESSDIEGINIIAFRQINQFDLSGNVITSPEFLPTLWVKLYKSDNLDNPVHTVSLGQSLFFHFPPLLRDGENYVLMLDSTLSRSQYDFSLPQVSFSSSGYHKHITLAFTPTRKLPDQDVAQGSYIALPLTLLLLLAAYNHEKVIPLLLQLASRVQGVRGSAQAGGDSANLDDAKRLVKRQKTRRT from the exons atcAAGTTGTACACCAAGCAGGGCTCTCTGAAGTACCAGACGGACTGTGCTCCCATCAACGGCTACTTCATGATCCCCCTCTATGACAAG GGTGACTTTGTCCTGAAGATTGAGCCTCCTGTTGGCTGGAGCTTCG AGCCCAACAGTGTGGAGCTCCATGTGGACGGAGTGACGGACATCTGCACCAAGGGAGAAGACATCAACTTCGTCTTCACTGGCTTCTCAGTCTCGGGGATG GTGCTGAGTAAAGGGCAGCAGTCGGGGCCGGCGGCCGTGCAGGTGGGTCTGCGCAGGGCAGGGGAAGAGGCAGACCTGCAGACCGCCCACACCCAGCCGGAGGGGAA GTACACCTTCTCCAAAGTGCTGCCTGGCAGTTATGACATTGTTGCATCCCATCCATCCTGGCATCTCCAGCAG GGCACCACGACAGTTCGGGTATCCAACTCCAATGCCCAGGCTGCAGCACCTCTGGTTGTGAGGGGTTACGATGTGTCGGGGGCAGTGCGCAGCGATGGGGAACCCATGAAGGAGGTCACATTCCTGCTGTTCTCAGCCAGTGTCAAGAAAGAG GATATTTCGGGGTGCAGCCTGTCTGCAGTTGAGGGGGCACCCTCAGGGGGCGAGAGCCTGTCCTACCTGTGCAGTGTGCTGTCCCGGGATGATGGCACCTTCGTCTTCCCCTGTCTGGCTAGCGGAGATTACACCGTG ATCCCTTTCTACAGAGGAGAGAGAATCACCTTCGACGTTGCTCCTGCCCGAATGGATTTCACAGTGGCACACAACAGCTTGAAACTGGag CCCGTGTTCCGTGTGATGGGGTTCTCCGTGATGGGCCGGGTCCTGAACAGTCCAACGGGGGCTGGTGTGCCCGACGCCACCGTCACTCTGAACAACCAGATCAAGG TGCTGACGAAGCAGGACGGCTCTTTCCGCCTGGAGAACATGACTGCCGGTACCTACACCATCCGCGCCCAGAAGGAGCGCATGTTCTTTGAGCCCATCACGGTGAAGATCGCCCCCAGCACGCCTCAGCTCCCCGACATCATCACTGCAGG GTTTAGCGTGTGTGGGCACATCTCCATCACCCGTCTGCCAGAAGGTGTGAAACAACAGGGGCGCTACAAGGTTACTCTTGTCCCCCAGGGCAAAGACAAGAGCAGTGCCCGCACCACTGAATCTGACCACCGGGGGGCGTTCTGCTTCCAAGCCAAGCCTGGGGATTACAGCATCCAG GTGTCCGTCCCGGAGTCGGAGCTGAAGGCTGGCCTGGCTCTCCAGCCCCAGTCCCTGGACGTCTCCCTCTTGGACCAGCCCCTGTCCAACCTGCGCTTCACCCAGTTCATGGCCTCTGTGTCTGGGAAGGTGACCTGCCTGG CGGCCTGCGGTGACCTGGCCGTGACCCTGCAGCCTGTGAGCCGACAGGGGGAGAAGCAGAGCGTGCAGGTGTCCAGCGGGGCGGAGGTCGCGCCCTTCTCCTTCGAAGGCGTCCTGCCGGGGAAGTACAAAG TGAGCATCGCTCACGAGGAGTGGTGCTGGAAGCAGAAGTCAGTGGAGGCGGAGGTGGTGCTGTCCGACGTGCTAGGCGTGGAGTTCAGACAGACGGGGTACATGCTGCGCTGCTCGCTGTCCCACGCCATTACGCTG GAGTTCTACCAGGATGGCACCAAGCCTGAGAATGTGGGCGTCTATAACCTGTCCAAGGGTATCAACCGCTTCTGCCTGTCTAAGCCAG GTGTGTACAAGGTGACTCCCCGGTCCTGCCACCAGTTCGAGCAGGACTACTACACCTACGACAC GATGGCGCCAAGCATCCTAACCCTGACAGCAGTGAGACACCATGTGACCGGGCTGATCACCACGGACAAGCTCCTGGACGTCACCATCACCATCAA GTCCTCTATCGAGAGCGAGCCGGCCCTGGTTCTGGGACCCCTGCGCTCCCTGCAGGAGCAGCggcaggagcagcagctgcaggagaTCGAGCTGCGGcgacaggagagggagaggaggggcgAGGGGGAGGGGAAGGAGAGCCCTCCCGTTCAGGAGAGAGCCGAGGACCTGCGGGGGCCCTTCACCTACGAGTTCTCCTACTGGGCCAG AGctggggagaagatcacagtcACGCCCTCCTCCAAGGAGCTGCTGTTCTATCCCCCGGAGGTGGAGGCCACTGTCACTGGAG AGAGCTGCCCGGGCAGACTGGTGGAGATTGAGGGGAGGGCTGGCTTGTTCCTGGAGGGGCAGATCCACCCGGAGCTGGAGGGCGTGGAGATCACCATCACCGAGCGCGGGGCCAGCTCGCCGCTCATCACCGTGGCAACCAACGAGGGGGGAACCTACAG TGTGGGGCCCCTGCACAGTGACCTGGAATACGACATAGCAGCCAGCAAGGAGGGCTTTGTCCTGACGCCGGTGGAGGCCACACAGGGGGACTTCAAGGCCTTCGCCCTCGCTGGGGTCACCTTCCAG ATCGTAGCAGAGGACAGACAGCCTCTTTCGGGGGTCCTGCTCTCTCTCAGTGGGGGGCAGTTCCGCTCCAACTTGCTGACGCAGGACTCAGGAATCCTCACCTTTAACAACCTG AGCCCAGGCCAGTACTACTTCAAGCCCATGATGAAGGAGTACCGCTTCGAACCCGCGTCCCAGATGATTGAGGTGGAGGAGGGGCAGACGCTCAGCATCGTCATCACCGGCTACAAGACCGCCTACAG CTGCTATGGCACCGTGTCGTCCCTGAGTGGCGACGCGGAGCAGGGGGTGGCGGTGGAGGCGGTGGGCCAGGGGGAGTGCAGCCTGTACAGCGAGGACACCGTGACGGACGAGGAGGGCCACTTCAGGCTGCGGGGCCTGCTG CCAGGGTGTACGTACCAGATCCAGCTGAGGGCGGAAGGCAACGAGCACATCGAGAGGGCCCTGCCGCAACACCGGGACGTGAAG GTGGAGAGCAGCGATATCGAAGGAATCAACATCATCGCCTTCCGGCAGATCAACCAGTTTGATCTGAGTGGGAATGTGATCACGTCCCCGGAGTTCCTGCCCACGCTCTGG GTGAAGCTGTACAAGAGTGACAACCTGGACAACCCGGTGCACACCGTCTCCCTGGGCCAGTCCCTGTTCTTCCACTTCCCCCCACTGCTGCGTGACGGAGAG AACTACGTGCTGATGCTGGACTCCACGCTGTCTCGCTCGCAGTACGACTTTTCCCTGCCTCAGGTCTCCTTCAGCTCCTCCGGCTACCACAAACACATCACCCTGGCCTTCACCCCCACA CGCAAGTTGCCGGACCAGGATGTGGCCCAGGGGTCCTACATCGCCCTTCCCCTCacgctgctcctgctgctggccGCCTACAATCACGAGAAG GTTATCCCGTTGCTGCTGCAGCTGGCGAGCCGGGTGCAGGGGGTCCGAGGCTCGGCTCAGGCCGGTGGAGACAGTGccaacctggatgatgccaAACGCCTGGTCAAGAGGCAGAAGACCAGGCGCACCTGA